The Guyparkeria halophila DNA window CGACCAGCCCCACCAGGAACTGATCTCGGCGGCCGGCAAGGTTGACCAGATGCTTGACCGGGCCGGGCAGGGCACCGAGGGATTCCTGCAGCTCTTGGGCGCTGGCCAGCACGTCGGCCACCGTCCAGCGTTGGTCCCCGTCCAGCAGCACCACCCGGTCGAGGTTGCCGTCCGGGACCAGCGGGATGGAATCGGATCTGGCGTCGCTCATGGCTGACTCCGTCGTTCGGTGGTGTCGCGAACGTGGCGGCGGTAGGCGATGACCGCACTCCAGGGGCTGGAAAGATCCTCACGTGGCAGGACTTGCCGCCGTATCAGGTATTCGAGCACGAACATCAGGGCGACCAGCGGGAAGGTGGCGTAGACGGCGTAGTCGGCCCAGATGGCGGGGCCGGCAAGGGCCATCAGCGCCACCGAGACCCCGGTGTTGATGACAAAGAACAGCCCCCACGCCCAGGTGACCTGCCGGGTGTAGCGATTCAGCGCCGGTGACATCGAGGTGTGGACCTGTTGGGCGAAATGCGTGCAGGCAGGCACCCGGCCCGATTGCAGGCTGGTCAGGAAAAAGGCGGCCAGGGCGATGTGCACCGCCAGATGTTGCAGCAGATAAAGCAGCGAAACACGCTCGTGCAGGACGGTCGCGCTACCCAGCAAGAGCAGCGGCAGTCCGGCCAGCGCGATCAGGCCAACGATGCGGTTGAAGCGAGGGAGCGTCAGAACCAGGAGGATGACGCCCAGCGGGCTCAAGGCCAGCGCCGCCTGGGCGAACGAGACCTGGTCTTGCCCGGCGAAGAGATGGGCGAGCACGACGTTGAGCGCCACCATGGTGCCGATTAGCCAGCCACGGAGTCGCTTGCCGGCGGCGTTGCCGCTTACTTGGTCCGGTTCTCGGCGATGAAGCGGCATAGGTTGCGCAAGGAGGCGAAGATCTGTTCGTTGCGGTCATCGTCGGAGCGCAGGTTTAACCCGTAACGGCGCGAGACGACCAGGGCGATCTCCAGCACGTCGATGGAATCAAGACCCAACCCGTCACCGAACAACGGTTCGTCGGGATCGATTTCCTCGGGCGTCTCGTCGAGGTTCAGGGCGTCCACCAGTTCGGCGGCAACCTCGGGGATCAGGGCATCGATGCTGTTGTCTTGGCTTTCGGTCATCGTTTGAATCGGTCTGTCGGTGAGCTGTCGGTGAAAAAAGGGGAGCGGCCGGTCAACCGCCGGCGCGCTTGAAGGCCAGCACGGCATTGCTGCCGCCGAACGCGAACGAATTCGACAGCGCGGCCCGGATGTCAGGGACCTCACGTGCCTCGCCGCGGACGTGGTCGACCCCCTCGCAGGCGGAGTCGAGGTGTTCCAGATGCGCGGTGGGCGGGAGTTTACCCTGTCGCAGCGCCAGGACGGTCAGGGCCGCCTCGATTGCACCCGTCGCGCCCATGGCGTGGCCATGGACCGCCTTGGTGGCGCTGACCGGGAGATGTTGCGCCCGGGTGTTGCCAAAGGCCTCGCGGATGGCGCGTACCTCGATCGCATCGCCCTCCGTGGTCGCGGTGCCGTGCGCGTTGATGTAGCCAATCGCATCGGCGTCAATCCCGGCATCGGTCAGTGCGGCCTGGATGGCCCGTACCTGGCCACGGTGGTCCGGGCGGACGACGTGGCTGGCATCGTTGGACGCGCCATAGCCGGCCAGTTCGGCCAGGATCGGGGCCCCGCGGCGTTGGGCGTGTTCAAGCGATTCAAGCACCAGGCAGGCCGCGCCTTCGGCGAGCACCAGCCCATGGCGATCCGGGTGGAATGGCCGGCAGGCTCGGTGGGCACTGTCCTCGTCGCCCGGGGCGAGCATGTGCATCGCATCCCAGGCCCGCAGCACGCCGACACCGAGGGGCAGGTCCGACCCGCCGGCGACCATCAGATCCATTTCGCCGTCGCGGATGCGCTCGTAGGCCTCGCCGATGGCGATGGCGGCCGAGGCACAGGCGACGCTATGGGTCACGGACCGTCCGCCCAGCCCATAGCGGATACCGATCTGCGAGGCGGCGGCGTTGTTCATGCCCATGACCACCGACATCGGCGAGAGGCGCTTGCGCCCCTCCTTCCAGAAGGCGCGGTAGCCGTTCTCGAAGGTGTTGATCCCCCCGAGCGCGGTTCCCCAGTGGACCCCGGCGCGTGGATTGGGTTCCTCGACCGCCGGCATCAATTGCGCCTGCTGCCAGGCCTCGTCGGTGGCCAGCAGGGCCAGGCGCGCGAAGGGGTCGGTGCTGCGGCAGGTTGCCTTGCCGAGTCGCGCCTCGAAGTCGATCGGGTCGAAGTGGACGGCAGGCGTGCAGCCGCCGATCGTCTCGTCGCCGTAGGGAAACAGACGAACACTCGACTCGCCGGCCACGGCGCGCTCGAATACCGCGTTGGTATTGCCACCGAACGGGTCGAGGATGGAAAGGCCGGTCACGACCACCCGTGCCTGGCGGCGGGAGTCAGGCATCGGTAGGCAAATGGGGCTGGAGGATGTCGATCAGGTCCTGGACCGTCTCCGGCGTACCGACGTCGCTTCCCAGTTCAATTTCCATTTGTTCTTCGAGCGTAAAGATCAACTCGAGCAGCGTGAACGAATCGACGCCGAGCTCATCGAGCCGACTGGAGGGCGTCACGGTGGCCGGGTCGAGGTCCGTGTTCTCGGCAATCCCCTTGCGGATCAGTTCCAGTGCCTGCATGCGTTTCTTCCTGTCTGCGCCTGGCACCGTTGTCGAGCGTGTCTCGATCCAGTCCCTGGCTCGAGAATCCACCGACGGTGGCGGCGTGGGCTAGCTCAAAAACAAAAAAGACACCCGGAGGTGTCTCATTCGTCCGATCTGGTGGCGGAGGGTCAGGGATTCGAACCCTGGAAGGGCTATTAACCCTTGCCGGTTTTCAAGACCGGTGCATTCAACCGCTCTGCCAACCCTCCGAAGCCCGCGCATCTTCCGCGATCGGGGCTGCTGGTGTCAAGCCGGTCATCCGTTGTTGCGGATATGCAACATGCCGTGTGGCGTTCGAGCAAAAAAGCCCCCGGGGCTCGGGAACCGGACTGCCGTGCGCCAGTCACAGCGCAGCAACTCGATACGGTTTTGCTGGTCGAGTGCTGTGATATTGTTTTTCTCAGTCTCGTGTTGATCAAGTATCCCAATCCAAGGAGATCGAATTATGCGTTGGTCCTATCTTGCTTCTGTCGGTGCACTGGCCGTGGTTCTCTCGGCGTGTAGCTCCACGCCGGGTTCTGGGCCGGGTGCCGGTGATGGTGCCGGTGCCGACTCCGCTTCGGCCGATGGTGCCCAAAGCACCGGCATGAGGGGCGCTGGCGGAATGAGCGAGTCCGAGTTGTACGAAGGTCAGCCGGTTGAGCGTGAGCGCGTGGTCTACTTCGGCTTCGACGAGTACTCGGTTGCCGGTCAGTACCAGGGCATGCTGCAAGCCAATGCCGAGTTCCTGAAGGAGAACGGCAATCGCGAAGTGGTGATCGAAGGTCACACCGACGAGCGTGGCAGCCGCGAGTACAACATCGCGCTGGGTGAGAAGCGTGCCAATGCCGTTCGTGACGTGCTGCTCTCCTACGGCGTCTCCTCAAGCCAGATCGATACCGTCAGCTATGGCGAAGAGCGTCCGGCGGTTGACGGCACGGGCGAGTCCGCCTGGGCGAAGAATCGTCGTGCGGTAATCGAATACGGCCAGTAAGTCGCCTGATGTAGCCGGTCGGGGCAAACCCGCCCAAGAATGCGAAAGCCAGGCATTTGCCTGGCTTTTTTCGTTGTGGTGGGGCGATCAGTCCTGCAGCGGCGTGCCACGGTGGCGGTCGCGGACGTTCGGGTAGGGCCGTGCCGGGGGGGGGATCAGCACCGTGTTGAAGTGCTCGGCCCGGGGGTTCGTATGGGGGAAGTCCTTGCTGTAATGCAGTCCACGGCTTTCGTGGCGGGTGAGTGCCGAGCGGACGATCAGGTCGGCGACTTCCACCAGGTTGCGCAGTTCGATCAGGTTGTTGCTGACGCGGAAATGCGCGTAGTAGTCGTGGATCTCGCGGCGTAGGAGGTTGACCCGGTCACGGGCGCGGTACAGGCGCTTGGTGGTGCGCACGATGCCGACATAGCTCCACATGCTGCGGCGTAGCTCGTCCCAGTTGTGCGTGACCACCACGGCCTCGTCCGGGTCGGTGACTTGGCTTTCGTCCCAGGCCGGGATGGCCGGATGCTCGCGATCGCCCGAAGCCGGTTGGGTGGCGATGCGTTCGGCGGCGGCCTGGGCGAAGACGAGACACTCGAGCAGCGAGTTGCTGGCGAGTCGATTGGCGCCGTGCAGGCCGGTGTGGGCGGTTTCGCCGATGGCGTAGAGGTTGTCGATGTCGGTACGCCCGTGTTCGTCGACCATCACCCCGCCACAGGTGTAGTGGGCGGCGGGGACCACCGGCAGCGGTTCCTGGGTCATGTCGTAACCGAACTCCAGGCAGCGGGCGTGGATCATCGGGAAATGGGTCTCGATGAACTCGCGCCCCTTGAAGCTGATGTCCAGATAGACGCAATCGATGCCCAAACGCTTGATCTCGGCATCAATGGCGCGAGCGACGATGTCACGCGGCGCCAGTTCGGCGTCGGGGTGGTGATCGGCCATGAATCGGGTGCCGTCCGGTCGCAGCAGCACGCCGCCTTCACCGCGCACCGCCTCGCTGATCAGGAAGGATTTGGCACGCGGTTCGTACAGGCAGGTGGGGTGGAACTGGATGAATTCCATGTTCGAGACCCGGCAGCCGGCGCGCCAACCCATCGCGATGCCGTCGCCCGTTGCGCCATCCGGGTTAGTGGTGAACAGGTAGGCCTTGGCGGCGCCACCGGTGGCGAGCGCCGTATGACGCGCCCGCACGGTGACCACGCGGTCGTTCTTGATGTCCAGGACGTAGGCCCCCAGACAGGCGTCACGGGTCTCCCCCAGTCGACGGGCGGTGATCAGGTCGACCGCGTTGTGGTGCTCGAGCACGGTGACGTTCTCACGCGCTCGGACGGCGCTCACCAGCGTTTCCATCAGGGAACGGCCGGTGTGATCGGCGGCATGGGCGACGCGGCGCTGGCTGTGACCTCCTTCGCGTGTCAGGTGGAGGCGTTCCGGGTCGTCGTGGTCGTGACTGAATGGCATCTCCAGCGACTTGAGCCACTCGATCTGCTCCGGGCCGGCACGCACCACTCGTTCAACCACCTCGCGCTCGGGCAGGCCGGCACCCGCCTTGACGGTGTCCTCGATGTGTTGCTCGATGTCCTCGGTGCCGCCCAGGGCCGCCGCGATCCCACCCTGGGCCCAGGGCGTGCTCCCGCCGACCAGTCCGGCCTTGCTGAGCACCAGTACCCGCAGGTTGGCAGGCAGCCGCAGGGCCATGGCGAGCCCGGCGGCCCCCGAACCAATGATCAGGATGTCGCTCTGAAGGGTGCTGCTGTCTTTCCGCTCGCTCATGAATGCTTGCAAGTCCTCGTGCCGTCGGCCGCACAGATGCGGCGGCCGGCATATGTCTCAAACGCAGGTTTTCGGTACACTGCCTTCGGGCGAGTATACGTGCTTGAGCGGCTCGGCATGGGGATCGGGCATTGCCTAGTCTCGGTGTTGATCGACAATGCGGTCCGGATTAGCTGACAAGCCAACTCGGTTATCGCCGATCCGTTGCTGTCGACCGGTGGTTGTCGATCGGGGTCGCCGCCACGTCACCTTCCTTAAATTAACGATTTGTACGCAGGTAGGACCGGATACGGAAATGAGCGTCGAGGAGAACGACAAGGCCCTGGTGGCCCGCGCCCGCAAGGGCGACCGGCGAGCCTTCGATCTCCTGGTCCTCAAATACCAGCACCGCGTGCAACGGTTGATCGCGCGTTACATTCGTGACCCGGAGCAAGTGTTTGACTTGGCTCAGGAAACCTTCATAAAGGCCTACCGGGCGCTGGAGCGTTTTCGGGGTGATAGCGCGTTCTATACCTGGATTTATCGCATCGCCGTCAATACCGCCAAGAACCAGCTCGCCTCGGATGCACGGGCCGGCTACATGGTGTCGTTGAACTCCGGCGGATCGGACGAGTCTGACGAACCAATGATGGAGCCCGAGGCGTTGCGCGATGGCGGAACGCCTGACGCGCTCGCAGCGACCGAGGAACTCAGGGCGGCCATTGATCGGGCGATCTCGGATCTGCCCGAGGATCTGCGCACGGCCTTGACGCTGCGAGAAATGGAAGGGTTGAGTTACGACGAGATCGCGGCGGTCATGGACTGCCCGATCGGAACCGTGCGGTCGAGGATTTTCCGCGCCCGTGAAGCCATTGAGCAGTCGATTGAACCGTTCAAAGGCGGTTAATTTAGGTGGCAACTGTGATGAAGCAACAGCAGGCAAACGAACCGACATCCCTTCGGGACACCATTTCGGACTGGTGGGACGATGAATGGCGGGTAGATGATCGAGAAATCGACGCGCTGCTGGCCGATATCGATGGCGTTCGTTCGCATACGCGTGACTACGACCTGATTGGTGGTCGGCTGCGCGGCGAGTCGTTGGTCACACGTGATCTGCTCGATTCCATCAATACCCGCCTGGACGAGATCCCGGATGCCGAACGTCCGGGCGGCGGCAAGGTGGTGTCGCTGGCGAGTGCCCGCAATTGGCCGACTCGCCGTGTCTGGCAGGGTGCGGTGGCGGCCTCGCTGTTTGCCGCGGTCACGGCCGTTGGCCTGACCCTCTCAACCGGAGAACGTGCGACCGTCGACGGGAAGGCACCCATGCAGGCCGCGGCGCCGACCGACAACGATCGCGCCGTCATGGCGTCACTCAACGCACAGGAAGTGCCTGAGGGTGCGTCGCCGGCGGCGATCGCGGCCAAACCACAGCAAAGTCGGGTAATCCAGGCTTCCACGGCGCCGGGCAATGCCTCCCAATTGCCCGATTGGGCGACGGGACGAAGCAATTCCGGCCCGGATCCGTATGTGGTGACGCATTACCGCATGGCGTCGCCCGAGTTCGGCACCACCGGCCCCGAGGCGCGGGCCGCGACCTTTGACCGAAAGTAAGCGAGGCGTGATGCAAGTAGTGCGGTTGCCTTTTAGCAAGCCATTCTCGTTGGCCACCCTCGCTTTGGCGGGGGTGGCTTTCTGTTGTGCGCCCGTCAGGGCCGAGCCGATGCTCAAGGCCCTGCCGGCGGAACCGGAAGCACCCAGCAGCCTGGAAACCCCGGCCGAAGGTCCTGCCCAGACCGACACGGAAACCCTGCGTGATCGCGTTCGCGGGATGGTCGAGGCCATGGCCAGCCGGACCTACGGTGGGCGGTTCATCCACATGCGGGGCGATCAGATCGACCTGATGCGGGTGGTGCATCGTCGGGTGGATGGCAAGCGTGTTGAGCTGATGGTTGCCGAGAACGGCGAGGTGCGGGAGATTCGTCGACTGGGCGACCGGTGCGCCTGTCTCTGGCCGGAACGTCGCCAGGTCATGCTGGGCGATTATCCCAACATCAACAGTCGGCTTTCCGGCGAGCGTTTCGAGTCCATCGATCGGCTCGAGGACGACTACCGCCTGATTGACCTCGGCGCCAGTCGTGTGGCTGGGGTGAGCTGCAATCTGATGGCCGTCGTGCCGCGCGACGATTATCGTTACGGCT harbors:
- a CDS encoding COG4648 family protein produces the protein MPLHRREPDQVSGNAAGKRLRGWLIGTMVALNVVLAHLFAGQDQVSFAQAALALSPLGVILLVLTLPRFNRIVGLIALAGLPLLLLGSATVLHERVSLLYLLQHLAVHIALAAFFLTSLQSGRVPACTHFAQQVHTSMSPALNRYTRQVTWAWGLFFVINTGVSVALMALAGPAIWADYAVYATFPLVALMFVLEYLIRRQVLPREDLSSPWSAVIAYRRHVRDTTERRSQP
- a CDS encoding phosphopantetheine-binding protein, which gives rise to MTESQDNSIDALIPEVAAELVDALNLDETPEEIDPDEPLFGDGLGLDSIDVLEIALVVSRRYGLNLRSDDDRNEQIFASLRNLCRFIAENRTK
- a CDS encoding beta-ketoacyl-[acyl-carrier-protein] synthase family protein; translation: MPDSRRQARVVVTGLSILDPFGGNTNAVFERAVAGESSVRLFPYGDETIGGCTPAVHFDPIDFEARLGKATCRSTDPFARLALLATDEAWQQAQLMPAVEEPNPRAGVHWGTALGGINTFENGYRAFWKEGRKRLSPMSVVMGMNNAAASQIGIRYGLGGRSVTHSVACASAAIAIGEAYERIRDGEMDLMVAGGSDLPLGVGVLRAWDAMHMLAPGDEDSAHRACRPFHPDRHGLVLAEGAACLVLESLEHAQRRGAPILAELAGYGASNDASHVVRPDHRGQVRAIQAALTDAGIDADAIGYINAHGTATTEGDAIEVRAIREAFGNTRAQHLPVSATKAVHGHAMGATGAIEAALTVLALRQGKLPPTAHLEHLDSACEGVDHVRGEAREVPDIRAALSNSFAFGGSNAVLAFKRAGG
- a CDS encoding acyl carrier protein; its protein translation is MQALELIRKGIAENTDLDPATVTPSSRLDELGVDSFTLLELIFTLEEQMEIELGSDVGTPETVQDLIDILQPHLPTDA
- the pal gene encoding peptidoglycan-associated lipoprotein Pal, which translates into the protein MSESELYEGQPVERERVVYFGFDEYSVAGQYQGMLQANAEFLKENGNREVVIEGHTDERGSREYNIALGEKRANAVRDVLLSYGVSSSQIDTVSYGEERPAVDGTGESAWAKNRRAVIEYGQ
- the nadB gene encoding L-aspartate oxidase, encoding MSERKDSSTLQSDILIIGSGAAGLAMALRLPANLRVLVLSKAGLVGGSTPWAQGGIAAALGGTEDIEQHIEDTVKAGAGLPEREVVERVVRAGPEQIEWLKSLEMPFSHDHDDPERLHLTREGGHSQRRVAHAADHTGRSLMETLVSAVRARENVTVLEHHNAVDLITARRLGETRDACLGAYVLDIKNDRVVTVRARHTALATGGAAKAYLFTTNPDGATGDGIAMGWRAGCRVSNMEFIQFHPTCLYEPRAKSFLISEAVRGEGGVLLRPDGTRFMADHHPDAELAPRDIVARAIDAEIKRLGIDCVYLDISFKGREFIETHFPMIHARCLEFGYDMTQEPLPVVPAAHYTCGGVMVDEHGRTDIDNLYAIGETAHTGLHGANRLASNSLLECLVFAQAAAERIATQPASGDREHPAIPAWDESQVTDPDEAVVVTHNWDELRRSMWSYVGIVRTTKRLYRARDRVNLLRREIHDYYAHFRVSNNLIELRNLVEVADLIVRSALTRHESRGLHYSKDFPHTNPRAEHFNTVLIPPPARPYPNVRDRHRGTPLQD
- the rpoE gene encoding RNA polymerase sigma factor RpoE, with product MSVEENDKALVARARKGDRRAFDLLVLKYQHRVQRLIARYIRDPEQVFDLAQETFIKAYRALERFRGDSAFYTWIYRIAVNTAKNQLASDARAGYMVSLNSGGSDESDEPMMEPEALRDGGTPDALAATEELRAAIDRAISDLPEDLRTALTLREMEGLSYDEIAAVMDCPIGTVRSRIFRAREAIEQSIEPFKGG